GCCGACAGACCGCTGTTGGTATCGCCAAGGATCAGCACCCGGTCGGGGCGTTCCAGACCGATCACCCGTTCCGCCCCGGCAAGGATGGCCCCCACCCGCTCGCCCAGGGTGCCCTGGCTGGCGCCCAGGTCGTGATCTTCGGAGCGCAGGGAAAACTCGCCCAGGAAATTTCGCCACAGGCTGGGATGGGCGTTCTGCCCGGTATAGACGAAAACATGGTCGCACACCGCATCAAGCCTGGGCAGGATCAGCGACAAGCGGATCAGTTCCGGGCGCGTGCCCAGAATGGTCATGACTTTCATCGCAGCAGATCTTTCTCGTCATCCAGGTCCAGATCGCCCACCATCAAGCGATTGCGGCGAAACAGCTCTTCCACCCCCGCCCGGTCGAGCACCCCTTGGGCGGAGGTGTATTCCTCGTCAAGGGCCGGCGGGCCCATGTTCCCGGCGGCCAGTTCGGGCAGGATGGGCCGGATCACATAGCGCCCGTCGCGCTCAATCGTCCGCCGCGCCTCCTCCTCGCTCACCATGATCTCGTGGGATTTCTCGCCCGGCCGCAGGCCGATGATCTTGATGGGAATCGCGCGCTCGCCAATCAGCGCCAGGGCGATATCCTCAACCCGCGCCGAAGCGACGCGGGGCACATAGGTCTCGCCAGGCAAGGCCGTGCGACAGGCCGAAAAGATCAGATCGACCGCATCGTTCAGGCTGAGCAAAAAGCGGGTCATATCCGGATCGGTCAGGGTCACCGGCCCGCCGGCGGCGATTTGCTGATGAAACAACGGCACCACCGACCCCCGCGAGGCCAGGACATTGCCATAGCGCACGGCGATGAAGCGCGTTTGGCCGCAGCCAAGATTGGCCGACAGGAACAGCCGTTCCTGCAGGGCCTTGGTCATGCCCATGACATTGATCGGCTTGGCCGCCTTGTCGGTGGAGATGCCGACCACGGTTTTCACCGGCAGCCGCCGATCGCGGATGGTGGTGATGATATTCCACGGCCCCTCCACATTGGTGCGGATGGCCTCATAGGGGAAATATTCGCAGGTCGGCACCTGTTTCAGGGCGGCGGCGTTGAACACGACATCCGCATCCGACAGGGCCAGCGACACGGCGTCGCGGTCGCGGACATCGCCGATTTGAAAGGCGAGCGTTCGCCGGAAATTCTCGTAGATGATCTCGTCGGTCGGATGACGACCCGCCGAGACCAGATAAGACGTGCGCAGGGCGTTCTGCTTAGCCTCGTCGCGCGACATGATGGTCACCCGCTCGGGCGTTCCCATCTCGCCCGATAGCAGACGGCGCACCAGAACCCGCCCCAAAGACCCCGTCCCCCCGGTGATTAACACCCGTTGTCCCGTCAACATCGGCTTAATCCACTCCCCCGGTAAGATCCACCACAGGCCTGAAAACCTTGTCGCCGCTTCGCTCTTTGCTATAGATAAGCGAAGGAAGAACAGCTTTTTAGGGTGGCGCCTCGCCGCTTTTTAAAAGAGCGATCAAACCCGGGGGGAAAGAAGATCTAGAACGCCCCGATAGGCGTCTTCGAAGCGCTTGGTCATGCGCGCCACATCACCGCGCCGGGCGACGACGCGGGGGCGGGCCCGGGCCCCCATCACCCCCAGGGTCAGGGCATCGCCCAAAATCTCCACCGCCCTCGCCGCCAGGGCGCCGTCGTCATCGGCGGCGATCACCAAATCGGGCAAGGCGAATTCATGGGCCACCGACCACTGATCGGAGCGGTATTCCCGCCAAAGGTCATGGCCCATCACCAGCACCGGGATCGACAGCGCCATGGCGTCCATCACCGTCACCCCGCCGCCCGAGGGAAAGGTGTCGATCATCAGATCGCCAAGCGCCAGGGCGCCCAGGTAATCGCGGGTCCAGGGCAAGGCCACCACCCGCCCGGCCACATCCTCGGGCAGGGCGGCGAGCCCCTCGCGCCCCACCCCAAGCGCCAGAAACCAGCTTGTCGGAACCTTGCGCAGAACCTCGGCGACCACCGCCAGATAGCGGGGGCTGAACTTCACCGGCCGACCGGCGCCACAGAGCACCGGCGCGCCCTCGGGAATGCCAAGCGCCGTCCGGGCCAAGGGGGTGACCTTTTGGTCATCGGGCAGATCCACCTCGACCCGAACGATGGTCCCCGATCCCGGGCAGTCCATCAGCAGGCGCTCGTCGGAGGCGATATTGAACACCGCTCCGGGGGCGGTGAACTGGGCCGGCGGCCCCACCACCTGGGCGACCCAGGGGATATCCAGGGATCGCACCAGAAGATAGGCCTCGGGCTGAGCCAGGGCGGCATTGGTCACCAGAAGATCGGGCGCCCAGTCGATGACGCGGGCGCGCAGGGCGCGCAGCCGCGCCTCGATCCCGGCTTCGGAGGCGACAAAGGTCGTCCAACCGCGCAGGGTGGCCACGGTCCTCACCTGCCGCCCCTCGGCCGACTCCTCAAAGGCGCGCTGGTCGGCGTCGGCGATCGCCACGCCGACCTCGCAGCGGCTGGCGTCATGATGGGTCAGCAGACCGGCCATCAGCTTGGCCAGAACCGACCCTTCCTGGGTGACGCTCGACAGCACATAAAGAACACGCGGCGTCTGGCGCGGCGCTCTCCCGCCGCCCGGCGTTTCCCCCGGGGGGCGCAGGCGCTCGGCCAGGCGGTCAAGCCCCTCGATCACGCAAGGGTCGGCATCGAAAACCTCCCGCCCCAGCACGGCGACGTGGTGATAGCGCCAGTCCAGGTAAAGCCGGCGGACCAGGGCGAAATCGCCGGCTTTGCAGGCCGAGAGACAGGCGATCTTGCGAACCTCGGTCGCCCGCGCCACCGCCCCCATCCCATCAAGAATCGATAGCAGCACCGGGGCAACGGCGGGTTGCCAGCCCGACAGGCGGAACAGCCGCTCGGCGCAGATCAGCGCCTGATCGGGCCGTCCCTCGGCGAGAAAGGCCTTGGCCGCCATAAGATTGACGGTTATCCGCCGATCAACCCCTTCGCTCGCCAGAAGCGGGCCAAGGTGGGTCAGGTCGTCGATATCCCCGGCCATGGCCTATTCCGTTTCCTTGAAGTCCTGGACCATATCGGCATAGGACCGTCCCTGCTTGGGCCAGCGCGTCGAGGCCCAGTCCGGGCATTGGCCGCAGAAGCCATGGTTGGCGTAGCTGTTGGTCAGATGGGCCTCGCGCAGCGCCCGATAGAACGGCCCTTGCCAGACCTCGCGAATGGTGGTGTCGCGGTACTCGGCGATGGCGGCGCCATGGGCCCAGTCCGCCGGGCAAAAGGATAATTGGCCGCTGGGGTTAAGCACGATGCGCTCCCAGGGATAAAGGCAGGGGCGGCGCGTCTCGCCTTGCTCGACCCGCAGCGTCGCCGCCAGATCCTGGGCGGCGCCGGCACAGGAATGCAGCCGGCGGATCACCACATAGGCCGCGCCGTTTTCCTTCCAGAAGCGTTCGAAATCGGCGGTCTCCCCCTGATTGAACGGCTGTTCGACGAAAGACACGACGATCTTGGGCGGATCGACGCGGCGGGCGGCGCCTTCCATCAGGCGCAAAACGCCGCCGCGCACCCGCTCCAGATCGCCGCCCACCCGCACCCGGGCATAGGTTTCGGGCAGGAAGGCGTCGATGCTAATGTCGATCAGATGGATCCCCGTTTCCAGCAGCCGCGCCCGCCGGCCCTCGTCCAGCAGCATGCCGTTGGTGGTCAGGGACACGGTGGTGCCCGAGCGGGCGACGGCCTTGGCGAGCATGGGGAAGATAGCCGGATGGGCCATCGGCTCGCCCGCCGCCGTATAGCGGATATAGCCAACCCGCCCCTGGCCATGATCTCGCACCTCCTCGACCATCTTGTCGTTCAAGGCGGGATCAAGCATACGTCCGGCGTAATGGACGCTTTTCTTGAACTGGGGATGGGGACAGTGAACGCAGGCCAGATTGCAGACCTCGGTCACATCCACATTGATCTGCGAGGGAAAATCTGCCGTCAGCCGGTCGCCAAACCCGTAAGCGTCGGAAGCGGCCGGCGCGGGGACGGCCTTGGGCGATAAAATGGTCACGACGACCTCCTCGCCAGGGCGTCGGCAAAAGCCGGCGCCGGGGGCAGAACCACGGTGTCGGGTTGCCGGCTGCGCAGGTGATGGCGCGCCTCGGAGCCCAGATTGAACAGCAGATCAAGAACCGTCACCGCCGGGGCGAAGGCGCCCCAAAGCTGGGGATAGGGGGCGTAATCATAGGTTTTATACTCAAGCCCGATCCCCGAGGCGCGAAAGGCCTCCAGATCCAGATAATCCGCCGCCGCCGGGCCCGACAGATAGCGCGTCGCCCCGACGGCCCGCAGAATAGACAGCAACCGCGCCGTCTTGCG
The DNA window shown above is from Rhodospirillum rubrum ATCC 11170 and carries:
- a CDS encoding polysaccharide biosynthesis protein — encoded protein: MLTGQRVLITGGTGSLGRVLVRRLLSGEMGTPERVTIMSRDEAKQNALRTSYLVSAGRHPTDEIIYENFRRTLAFQIGDVRDRDAVSLALSDADVVFNAAALKQVPTCEYFPYEAIRTNVEGPWNIITTIRDRRLPVKTVVGISTDKAAKPINVMGMTKALQERLFLSANLGCGQTRFIAVRYGNVLASRGSVVPLFHQQIAAGGPVTLTDPDMTRFLLSLNDAVDLIFSACRTALPGETYVPRVASARVEDIALALIGERAIPIKIIGLRPGEKSHEIMVSEEEARRTIERDGRYVIRPILPELAAGNMGPPALDEEYTSAQGVLDRAGVEELFRRNRLMVGDLDLDDEKDLLR
- a CDS encoding peptide transporter, which gives rise to MAGDIDDLTHLGPLLASEGVDRRITVNLMAAKAFLAEGRPDQALICAERLFRLSGWQPAVAPVLLSILDGMGAVARATEVRKIACLSACKAGDFALVRRLYLDWRYHHVAVLGREVFDADPCVIEGLDRLAERLRPPGETPGGGRAPRQTPRVLYVLSSVTQEGSVLAKLMAGLLTHHDASRCEVGVAIADADQRAFEESAEGRQVRTVATLRGWTTFVASEAGIEARLRALRARVIDWAPDLLVTNAALAQPEAYLLVRSLDIPWVAQVVGPPAQFTAPGAVFNIASDERLLMDCPGSGTIVRVEVDLPDDQKVTPLARTALGIPEGAPVLCGAGRPVKFSPRYLAVVAEVLRKVPTSWFLALGVGREGLAALPEDVAGRVVALPWTRDYLGALALGDLMIDTFPSGGGVTVMDAMALSIPVLVMGHDLWREYRSDQWSVAHEFALPDLVIAADDDGALAARAVEILGDALTLGVMGARARPRVVARRGDVARMTKRFEDAYRGVLDLLSPRV
- a CDS encoding radical SAM protein — encoded protein: MTILSPKAVPAPAASDAYGFGDRLTADFPSQINVDVTEVCNLACVHCPHPQFKKSVHYAGRMLDPALNDKMVEEVRDHGQGRVGYIRYTAAGEPMAHPAIFPMLAKAVARSGTTVSLTTNGMLLDEGRRARLLETGIHLIDISIDAFLPETYARVRVGGDLERVRGGVLRLMEGAARRVDPPKIVVSFVEQPFNQGETADFERFWKENGAAYVVIRRLHSCAGAAQDLAATLRVEQGETRRPCLYPWERIVLNPSGQLSFCPADWAHGAAIAEYRDTTIREVWQGPFYRALREAHLTNSYANHGFCGQCPDWASTRWPKQGRSYADMVQDFKETE